In Aethina tumida isolate Nest 87 chromosome 2, icAetTumi1.1, whole genome shotgun sequence, the DNA window TTTATAGCTGGGGAGGAATTTAAGAAAAGTAAACATCCATaatatattagtatttttactATAGTAATACGTCTAAGAAACTTACCGGTTAGACAAAATGGACCTTGATGCATCATGGCAAATTCACGCTGATACTCAATATTCTTGTGGATGTGTATCAGTTCCATAGTCATCTTTTCGCATTGGACTTGAATTTCTAGTTTATCTTCTCTTTCACGTTTAAGTTGTTTGTCTACTTCAGCCATCTGTTTGTTCAGTTCACGCATTTCGGTAATGTATCCCTCCAATCTCTCCGCTTTTGCATCCGTCTCATCACGTCTGGAAAAAAATCATATCAATTATACACCCTAGTTACGACGTAATCAATGTAACACTTTAATTCGAAATCCTGTCTCTCTGATAACATGTTCTGTAGGATCTGATCCTTCTCCTTCATGTTCTTCCGCATTTCATCTCGTTCCTTCAACCATTTTGTCTCTCTCACCTTGAGAGAGTCCTGCGTATTTCtacgaaacaaaaaattatcttgTGCTGTGTACAATTGATTATACGTTTACTTTATCTTCTTGGTAAGACTGTTGTTTTCTTCCtcagttgttttaattttactctcTAAAGttcttattttagattttaatatatttatggttTGGACGTTCATGGCTGTCCTAGTTTTAAAATCCGAAACGGTTTTTTTCTCACAGTCAATTCCATGCTCTAAagtctaaattaataatttaacataaataattaaataattatttttactactttAGTACCTTTATCTTTTGTTCCAGATCTTTGATAACTTTGTCATGCATCGCTGCTTGAGACAAAAGaaacttattttgttttaagtacttcttcaCACCATCAGCATCCGGAAtttgtttatcaatttttgcaCCTCCTTGTGCCAATCGTTTTACTACAAAATCATTGACTTTTTCCTCGTACGTGTCAGTTAATGAACGCAAAGTGTCCTGAATATTGGAGCTatccaattttaaatcatgGAAGCTCCTCGAAAACTCATCGACCGTCATTTCAGACGTGGCCACTTTCTCCAATAACTCCTCAATGGAAGATCTGTCATTGAGTAAGTTGTGACAAATTTCCATTAACTTGCGTGGTGTCTCCTCCAGGCACGTTTTCACATCCACAGCTGGAATAGCTTCACCAGCTCCCAGCTCTCTAAGTGGTAGAATTCGCTGCAATTACTTACCATTAAAAGAGTCATACTTTTACCAAAAGATTGTCACCTGGTGCTCCTTTAATTCTTGAGAGAATTGACAATTGACCACAATAAGCTCCTCCAACATCACGTTCTTTCCCAGACGACTTAACTTGTGCTTAATTGTCACCAGGTCTTCGTACAACTGGAGGGCCGAATTATGTTTCTCCATAATGGAGTTCGTCAATGTCGACAGcattttctttttgttgtGGAACTGCAGTTCTAAAGTGTGCTTGTTGTTGGGCGCTGTAAGTCTACGAGGGTAACTGGCCTCTGGTTTAACATTACCAGTTAAACGAGCGTGTGCAGAAAGGGGCCTAGCCTGAAACAAATCATTGTCATTTTATGACAGGTCAGAAAAAAGCTTGTCACTTAccattatacttttttatgcgACGCAAATCTTAGAAATAGgctgaaaatacaataattattagttgtaGTAATTTTTGCTGAAGTGGGACTTACGTAAATTTtccaagtaataataaaaattttaataaattcaagtgCTAAAAATGcggttttaaatttgttgtcaGTACTTggcatttgataaaaaaatataaatcaaggCTTCAAACATTGGCACACAACGGCTAATTACCCTCGTTTTGTACCTTGTTATTTAAGGGGCATGAAATCAGATATCATAGCGGTGCAACTcatgaataaaaaaaggaaTACTGAAAATTTGACGCAACGCTACTTTGACATAATGTCACTGTCTctaacaacaatatttaactcataataaacattaaataaaaaatgtaatctattaaaattgcttaataactgataattaaaaacactttaccatattttggtttaattaaattaatgaaattttaaaaattcttcatttattatcaattcctacaaaatacattataaaattcaattgttttcCCATTGAAGGGTTCAATAAACTGTAACAATTTAAGATATTCAggcttgaatttttaataagtctaagttttaaaaacttatttcagTTTGGTTAAGTTAATAGACGAGAATTTAAACTAATCCAACGGAGTTTAACAAGTTCCGAGGGAAACTTCTTGGCCTTAATTAAGCTGGTGATATACTTTCACTTTCTCTAGTTTCAATGTGGAAAGGATAAGCCACCACTTTGAtccacacaaaattaaatttgatgtgtgtgctttatacatatatattatgaaaCTAAATCGTCTATTTCAAGCtattaaaatatcagtaaCTAAATTGGTTGTGCTGATGGAAAAACTAGAAGTGGTTAATtacataagaatatttaaatgtaggGTTAGTTTCTATTTGTCACTTCAGCCCGTTTCtttgttttgtttgaaataactaaattttctgggaaaaattttaatttaaacaaaatttctcaacaacttaataacattaattaatttttataaggtATTATTACAGtccatttgtttgtttaagtttttttttctcactaattttaaaacaagaaaataagCATCTATACGACATCGATCTATTGGTCtccacaaattatttttgatgaatttgaTCTCTAATCACAAAACTGAACTGAACCATAATCTCCATAGTTAACACTAAGAAAATCACATCAGTGTtaccattattataattaacctATTCTGTTAactatttataatcaattttttttttttttttttagtaaatatataaaaattattagtatttctaATAATGTGCAATGAtggtttaacaatttttaatatgaatgtgCAAAAGCAAATTAGATGTTCctttccaaaaataaaaataatattatgttgtaacctaattataaaattttaaatgaatgtttttcttttagtttAATCATGGAAAGGAAAAATCACTTTGATCTTCACAAAATTTTGTGTGCCTTATtcataacatataatatattaaattaattaaatattaaaataagtcatAGTTTTTCaacctttaataataataattatgacgGATGGTGTggtatataaaagaaaaattattcatattttgtgaaaatatttcatacaagagataaaaaatatatattgatttattctaAACCTAATTTTGTCTcagaaatgttaattaatatacattagaatatttaaatggaggtttaatttgtatttgacACTTCAGTTAGTTTCttatttttgtatgaaatttctacaaaaaattttgatatatataatctttttcaagaaattcttctTTTACTTAATAACAATGGTAAATGTCTCAACAGTATTGTTACAACCTAACCATTTAGTTTGTAATACTAAGGTATGAGTTTATGTCATCTTTGAATTGAAACATGATGAGGAAAAAATCtcgtgaataattttaatacatcatAGTTTGTTAAGATACTGTTCTACTAGTTTTCacaaattgttttagtttctAATCGCCCAGAAGTGATCAACTCTCACCCAGACGAAGACCATCTAAATTAGTTAGAAGAAACGAACACAAAACTATGAAACTGTGGTAAAATAAACCAACTTTTCAAATCAATGGAACACAATTTCATTTGTTAAAACAACAGTTACTCTGTTTTGAACTAATTGTAAACGTATCAAATGacaaataatagataaatccttaattttaattgttagtttggtctttttaattattcgacACCTGGAAGTGACcgtagtttaattaaacaccTATTTCAAACGAACATGCACTTGACACTCATTTACCAACTAATAGggtaataattaatgtgaatACACTCACTAATGGCATTATCCGTTCTGCTCCTTGCTTGTTCAGGTCTTCGACAAAGCTTACTTTATTGTTGTTCTCAGATTTTAAATCGAATATTCTATATAAACAAGTCGCAGATGATAAGTTGCAGTGGTTAcactaaaatgaaaataatccccaagctcatattttattattgattgagGCTGAaccttttatacttttttcagatggatatttcaaacattttacgTTTAGTCAAAAGGGAATAATGTGTATGAACGGCAGATATTTCGAACTATTATTACAATCAACAGTTATTtctaatgttataaatttgttattaatatgataCTTTATAATTGTGTCATCCCTGTTTCAGGTTAGGTAATGTTAAGATATCCACATACATTTGTTTACTGACGCAGTGTAAAAACTTtatgcaaaaattaaaatatgtacataaaaacttttatttgataccttttattaaaagtttcctaaattttttttatagtcGAAATAccaatagaatatttattgttgtctTGAAATGAagcttaaacaaaaattttagtgtttaaatgaCATGATGTATTTTCATGAACTTTGCCTCAACTTTTTCGACAAGCAccgaaataaatatagtttacaGTATCATTGGTTTGCCTTTCCTCAATTTTCAACAACAACagccattttaaataaattgggtCATTTGGTATGATCAAAATAAGGATACTTCTTAGttcaaaagtttataattaattaaatataattcattcaatttgtGATGGCAATTTATTAAGGCCTTCAAAGTATCAAaaagtgtataaaaaaattgtatcgaCAAAGCTTCAATGGACCTAAATCAAACTGGTTTATAGGaaagtgaatttaaaataactgggGATTTGTCGAAGTTTAGGTAATTCGGATAAAACTTTATGCATACAAGAGGGAGAATTGAATTTTTGCTTAGGTAACGACCTGAACAACCTAAGTTGGTCAAAGACTTTAATCGAAATATGTGGCAAACCTCTTTACCACGTATTAAATAgtagataaatttatactgTTAAAACATAGATGCAATAAAGGccacaaattgtaaaaatatttaaacaatattcagtggaggaaaaaagtatggaatatttatttacttcataCACTTTCACAAAGTTCAATTACTCTTTTCTTAAATTGAAGTGAAAAGTAAACGTGTTTAGGCATTACTACGTTGATTCcaactaaaaatgttaaaaatttaagtacaattgaataatattccatactcTTCCCAAGTCAAAAAAACGTATCCGgtaaaaagacaaaaaaaaagataaacaaAAACTGTAATAACAAACTAACGAATTTGTTTAACACCATTACAACATATATGAaaaatctcatttttaaaaatatttcatattttttccaccactatatttgaataaagttGATAGGCTGAACTCACACAAACTTTATCTAAATAAACGTAACacaaaaactaatttcaaacACTGAAATGGTACTTATGAAATCTGTCATCCAATTTGATTAGCAACATGACAAGAATATTATTGaatgtttgtatattaatatgcTGTGGATGAGTTTCTGATAGTTCGGAGAAGGCGGatgatcaaaattaaattacgggAATTACATAATGTATTATTGAAAACTTGTTACAATAACAACTTTAATGTGATAAagcctttatttaataagcactgtaattttttcaattactgAATGAAAGTATCGTAATTATCACATCTTatctaagaaatttaaaataatttttttggtataaatatGTCTTAGGATGAAAAAGAATTGATAGACATGTTACGACTCTTGtactaaaaactttttaacatCTTGGAATGCTTCGTAGTTGTAATAAAATCTTATGATTTCAGGAATAATCAGGATATCCATTTCAGttttactgttaaaattacagaaaatttcaaCGGACCACAAATTTACAAGACTCAAATGAATGAACAATGGAGAAATCTTTTGTCAAGTGTCATAAACATCTGAGAAAATTTGTCAGATTCCAATGCAACGTTTCTTACatgtacatattttgaaaattgttaaattcagtggagaagttttattattcataaaaattcattatttgtccaatatttttgtaataaaacatacaatttttatggcaTGTATGcagtttaatattgtttatcttttgaactataatattattcattaaaatcgagggatgataaaaatgtatctgAAATAgatcacattaaaattttatgtagaaataaaataatcgtggtatcttaaaatataacatttttatgtaaaagcgtttagaaaacttttattaatcattaacaTATTCTCACCAACAACTGCAGAATGCAGTGCTTGTATCTAAGTTGTTAAAATGAATGACGATGATGAAACAGAAGAGGGTTTTGTTCCACATTTCGATAGTGGTGGTTGACGCTACTATTGAAGAATTATCCCTAAATTACATTCGACAATGGCTTTAACACACTtctttccaccactgtatgtTGTTAATACTgttgttcatatttattatacatattttttaatttgtacacCATTGTagttatacaattattaaatatcacagaaaaaattatgtatttagtgttctatttaataaaataataaccgtAATTTTGCCTCACAGcagtt includes these proteins:
- the LOC109606022 gene encoding major antigen-like; translation: MARPLSAHARLTGNVKPEASYPRRLTAPNNKHTLELQFHNKKKMLSTLTNSIMEKHNSALQLYEDLVTIKHKLSRLGKNVMLEELIVVNCQFSQELKEHQRILPLRELGAGEAIPAVDVKTCLEETPRKLMEICHNLLNDRSSIEELLEKVATSEMTVDEFSRSFHDLKLDSSNIQDTLRSLTDTYEEKVNDFVVKRLAQGGAKIDKQIPDADGVKKYLKQNKFLLSQAAMHDKVIKDLEQKIKTLEHGIDCEKKTVSDFKTRTAMNVQTINILKSKIRTLESKIKTTEEENNSLTKKIKNTQDSLKVRETKWLKERDEMRKNMKEKDQILQNMLSERQDFELKRDETDAKAERLEGYITEMRELNKQMAEVDKQLKREREDKLEIQVQCEKMTMELIHIHKNIEYQREFAMMHQGPFCLTAINVNDIKNEVPKQNLELDNLLKRVNQLEKERLEKVNVQKKDESVEVLDNNSIIVDRHLWDNMNKFIVLKSKEISELKSQYTQMYDLVTSESQPPSEIEKLIQEYQEQATAHVHEFLENQKNADNFLFIISDQLKRINEIETMLCHKNYNVKHLKRSREVLLIEKNLLFKFINELRKCGKLVIENCTLKDQTVIDLKNQIDYRDQDIAKLKKEVANLSKFK